In Candidatus Woesearchaeota archaeon, the genomic window TTCATAGAGAGACCGGGGAAAAATACTTATTATGCCCGCGTTGTAAAAAGGACATGGAGAAATTACAGCGAAATGACATAGTGATAGACGTTTGTAAAAAATGCGGAGGCATGTGGGTAGACTCTGGAGAATTAGAAAAATTAGCTGAAATTAAGGAGGAATTGAAATGAAAAAAAATAATCTGATATTGATTGGAATTATTGCATTAGTTGTGTTGCTGTCGGTTATATGGGTTGTTGTATCGTATAACAGCCTAGTAAGTTTAGATGAAACTGTAAAAGAAAAATGGGCATATGTTTTAACAGCATATCAGCGAAGGGCAGATTTAATTCCAAATTTGGTAGCAACAGTACAAAAGTACACAAATTATGAGGGTGAATTATTAACTGCAGTAACAGAAGCAAGGGCTTCAGTCGGTAGAGCATCATCACCCGGACAATTAGCATCTGCTGGAACAGAAATGAATTCTGCAATTTCTAGACTTTTAGTTGTAATGGAGAATTATCCAGTGTTAAAGGCAAGTGAGCAATTTATTACGTTACAAGATGAGCTTTCTGGCACAGAGAACAGAATCAAAGCAGAAAGAGACATTTTTAATACTGCAGTTAAAGAAATGAACATTAAAGTCAGAAGTTTTCCATCAAATATGGTAGCAGGAATGTTTGGTTTTGGTTTAAAAGAAGGTTTTGAATCAGAAATAGGCGCAGAAAAGGCTTTAGATGTTAAAGAGTTGTTTACAGAGTGAATTGAGAAGCAGTATAGAAGTTTGTCCATCTTTAATTAATTCAGATGATTTTGGTTAAAATATCATTTGAATATTTTTTATTTTTTTAAAAAGAATTAGTTCTTTATATTACTTAATGGCGGGATCAAAATATAGGCGTCCCCTAGTTGCGGACATGTATCTGAGAGTCTGACGCCGGAGCCCGGATTTGAACCGGGAAATCCCAAAGGAAACAAGCTTTCCAGGCTTGCGCAGTTTCCTGCACATTATACAAAATAGTATGTATTTTGTAATTTGTGAACCAGGTTGTGCCACCCCGGCGTATAGAAATTAAATAAGCAGACTCTTTATAAAGGTTGTTGAAAAAAAGTGCTGTTGTGTTATCTCGTAATTATTACCGTTTGGGTTTAATACCCCGCAGCTTGCTGCGGTAACTTAATAACCAAAAAGGACTTTCATTTCCAAATGGAAGTAAAAAATGTTAGTATAATCGGTAATGGTAGTGAGTGGTTGATATTTAAAATCTAATTTTCCGCCAGTGTGTTTTACAGGGGTTTTGGTTTAGATTTAGTTATTTATTTTTGTAATATTCGCTTTTATCTATTTGATCTAATAACTTTTTAATTTCTTCTACTTTTATTATTCCGCCTATTCCTCTATCCATTGTAGTAAATGAAGTAATACCAATTAATT contains:
- a CDS encoding zf-TFIIB domain-containing protein, producing the protein MVKFHRETGEKYLLCPRCKKDMEKLQRNDIVIDVCKKCGGMWVDSGELEKLAEIKEELK
- a CDS encoding LemA family protein produces the protein MKKNNLILIGIIALVVLLSVIWVVVSYNSLVSLDETVKEKWAYVLTAYQRRADLIPNLVATVQKYTNYEGELLTAVTEARASVGRASSPGQLASAGTEMNSAISRLLVVMENYPVLKASEQFITLQDELSGTENRIKAERDIFNTAVKEMNIKVRSFPSNMVAGMFGFGLKEGFESEIGAEKALDVKELFTE